The following are encoded together in the Pectobacterium wasabiae CFBP 3304 genome:
- the pemB gene encoding pectinesterase PemB — translation MTKTTYPGTAYRPILSEQEADRFTLSHYFTLRRHNGHSDTDVWQPTPIEIDPTTPWIVGPQVGVDGATHGTVQQAVNAALRTQQDRARIDIKLLPGTYTGTVYLPADAPPLTLFGAGKQPDDVVIQLTLDSMFSPATYRETVNPHGEYQPGDPAWYMYDLCASKQNATIDTICAAVVWSQSDNFQIKNLTVVNSLLDSVDGRAHQAVALRTDGDKMQLERVRLIGRQDTFFVNTSNLRNEYVTDRYSRAYIKDSYIEGDVDYVFGRATAVFDRVHFHTVSSREAKDIHVFAPDSIPWTQYGFLAVSCRFTGDEGFNGERKAKLGRAWDQGARQTGYQPGQTANGQLVIRDSTIDASYDREQPWGAAATTARPFAGNADSARNLDDVHFNRLWEYNNIDEV, via the coding sequence ATGACAAAAACGACGTACCCCGGCACCGCTTACCGCCCCATTCTCTCTGAGCAAGAAGCGGATCGCTTCACGCTATCGCACTATTTTACGTTGCGTAGGCACAATGGTCATTCTGACACTGACGTTTGGCAACCTACGCCGATTGAGATAGATCCGACGACGCCCTGGATTGTCGGACCACAGGTCGGGGTAGACGGCGCAACGCACGGTACGGTGCAACAAGCGGTCAACGCCGCGCTGCGAACGCAGCAGGATCGAGCGCGTATTGATATTAAATTGCTGCCAGGCACCTATACCGGCACGGTCTACCTCCCCGCCGATGCACCACCGCTCACGCTATTTGGGGCAGGAAAACAGCCGGATGATGTGGTGATTCAACTCACGCTGGATTCGATGTTCTCACCAGCAACCTACCGAGAAACGGTGAACCCGCACGGCGAGTATCAGCCCGGCGATCCAGCCTGGTACATGTACGATCTCTGTGCGTCAAAGCAGAACGCGACGATTGATACTATCTGTGCCGCCGTGGTCTGGTCGCAGAGCGACAATTTCCAGATAAAAAACCTGACGGTGGTCAATTCATTGCTGGATTCAGTCGATGGCCGAGCACATCAGGCCGTGGCACTACGCACCGACGGTGACAAAATGCAGCTTGAAAGGGTTCGTCTGATCGGGCGTCAGGATACGTTTTTCGTCAATACCAGTAACCTCCGCAACGAGTACGTCACAGACCGCTACAGCCGCGCCTACATTAAAGACAGCTACATTGAAGGTGATGTCGATTATGTTTTTGGACGGGCGACCGCAGTCTTCGATCGCGTCCACTTTCACACGGTCTCAAGCCGTGAGGCGAAAGATATTCATGTCTTCGCACCTGACAGCATACCGTGGACGCAATACGGTTTTCTGGCGGTAAGTTGCCGCTTTACGGGAGACGAAGGCTTCAATGGAGAAAGAAAGGCCAAACTAGGCCGCGCCTGGGATCAGGGGGCAAGGCAGACAGGATACCAGCCCGGCCAGACGGCAAACGGCCAACTAGTCATTCGCGACAGCACGATTGACGCCAGCTATGACAGAGAACAACCTTGGGGAGCCGCGGCAACTACCGCGCGACCCTTTGCTGGTAACGCGGATTCAGCCCGCAATCTGGACGATGTACACTTCAATCGACTGTGGGAATACAACAATATCGATGAGGTGTGA